A single region of the Kwoniella botswanensis chromosome 1, complete sequence genome encodes:
- a CDS encoding nitrite reductase [NAD(P)H], large subunit encodes MESTSGKSSSSRAPEDRIQVMVVGLGMVGIAFIEKMLTLDVAGKYFIRTCGEEPVVAYNRVGLTEYFQHRNIEDLYLNDVSWYAEQNPEHFAFHIDEQVIHIDSENKVVKTSKSHSFKYDILVLATGSVAGLPPYMTPERAKSVKGVFVYRSIADLEAIIKYGERPEVKRASVIGGGLLGLEAAKAVYDMKVPEVSILIRQDYPLNRQLDPSAGELVLKKIENMGVEVKTRCEPSSIVTRTTDEGHELFEGFDIKGEKVESDMVIFAIGIQPRDDLARDSGIEVEPRGGIKVGDDLQTSAKGVYAIGECASWRGNFYGLIAPGVEMADILAFNLTQTEGTAAHVPRSMNPPDLSTRLKLMGVDVASFGDYFADIRANQKSKPKGDPVADGEVAISQPKPSKHRKLAADGPIQCLTYHDPFSATYKKYIFTQDGQHLLGGMMIGDVGDFTKLVAITKKKKKLDVPPSDFILGAKKSGEDDGGDLDDDAVVCSCHNVTKGAIGSCVKSGLTDLSQVKTKTKAGSGCGGCVPMVTNIFKAEMKKSGHKVSTALCPHFKMSRQDLFQIIKIKKLKDFATINETVGTPGTIGCEICKPAVASILSSLYNEHVMKVEHHHNQDTNDRFLANIQRNGTFSVVPRIPGGEISPDKLVAIGKIASEYGLYTKITGGQRIDLFGASKPDLPDIWAKLHAAGLESGHAYGKSLRTVKSCVGTTWCRFGVGDSVGLAIDLENRYRGVRSPHKFKGGVSGCVRECAEAQSKDFGLIATDKGWNIFVGGNGGMKPRHAQLFAQDVPPSKVVRIIDRYLMYYIRTADRLVRTAPWLESLEGGIEKLRKVILEDELGICADLDAEMDNLIGTYEDEWKKAVEDPETRKRFRQFVNTDERRPAIDIIEERGQKRAADWPRDFPSQKFDPSHLLTPENEWKWVKLANIEDLQVNSKNTTSVAVRYGSDTQLAIFHVPHKGFYATQQMCPHKRAFVLDHGIVGDDKNGDLYVSCPLHKRNFKLDNGDCTNDESLKILTFQAKIDESGKFVEVRLPPEEDLDSVIGSSKWMVKKATAEAFGRNAATAIEIVEPSGELEKEANTKTNGNGCSSGGCGDSALEW; translated from the exons ATGGAATCTACAAGTGGTAAATCTAGCTCGTCGAGAGCACCGGAGGATAGGATAcaggtgatggtggttggTTTAGGGATGGTTGGAATCG CTTTTATCGAGAAAATGCTTACTCTAGATGTCGCTGGAAAGTATTTCATCAGGACTTGTGGTGAAGAACCTGTTGTAGCCTATAACAGAGTGGGATTGACCG AATACTTTCAGCATCGAAATATCGAGGACTTGTATTTGAACGACGTATCATGGTATGCAGAGCAGAATCCAGAGCATTTCGCATTTCACATCGATGAACAG GTGATCCATATCGACTCGGAGAACAAGGTAGTCAAGACTTCAAAATCACACTCTTTCAA ATACGATATACTGGTCCTAGCTACCGGCTCTGTGGCTGGTTTACCTCCATACATGACTCCTGAAAGAGCGAAGAGCGTCAAAGGTGTTTTCGTATATCGAAGTATCGCAGATCTCGAGGCAATCATCAAATACGGCGAACGACCAGAGGTGAAACGGGCTTCAGTCATTGGGGGTGGG CTTCTAGGTCtggaagctgccaaagcaGTGTACGACATGAAAGTACCCGAGGTCTCTATCCTCATTCGACAGGATTACCCACTGAATCGACAACTCGATCCCTCCGCTGGAGAGCTGGTGCTGAAAAAGATTGAAAACATGGGTGTAGAAGTGAAGACGCGTTGCGAACCATCTTCGATAGTTACTCGTACCACTGACGAGGGACATGAGCTATTCGAAGGTTTCGATATCAAAGGCGAGAAAGTCGAATCGGATATGGTTATTTTCGCTATTGGAATTCAACCGCGAGATGATCTGGCTAGAGATAGTGGGATTGAAGTGGAGCCCAGAGGTGGTATCAAAGTGGGGGACGACCTTCAGACTAGTGCTAAAGGTGTTTACGCAATTGGAGAATGTGCGAGCTGGAGAGGTAACTTTTATGGATTGATTGCTCCTGGTGTGGAAATGGCAGATATTTTGGCGTTCAACTTG ACCCAGACGGAAGGAACTGCTGCACACGTCCCTCGATCGATGAACCCACCAGACCTATCAACCCGTCTGAAGCTCATGGGAGTAGACGTAGCTTCCTTTGGAGATTACTTTGCGGATATCCGAGCGAACCAAAAGTCCAAACCCAAGGGTGATCCAGTGGCAGATGGCGAAGTGGCGATATCCCAACCTAAACCAAGCAAACATCGTAAACTGGCTGCTGACGGTCCAATCCAATGTCTAACTTACCATGATCCATTCTCGGCCACATATAAGAAATATATCTTCACGCAGGATGGTCAACATCTTTTGggtggtatgatgattggagaTGTTGGTGATTTTACCAAGCTGGTCGCAATCACCAAGAAAAAG AAAAAGCTTGATGTGCCACCTTCCGATTTCATCCTGGGTGCGAAGAAGTCTGGCGAGGATGATGGTGGcgatttggatgatgatgcggTGGTCTGTTCATGCCAT AATGTGACAAAGGGGGCTATAGGATCTTGCGTCAAGTCTGGTCTTACGGATCTCAGTCAGGTCAAAACCAAGACAAAAGCTGGCTCAGGCTGTGGAGGATGCGTACCAATGGTGACCAACATCTTCAAAGCCGAAATGAAGAAATCAGGTCATAAAGTATCTACAGC TCTTTGTCCGCATTTCAAGATGTCTCGACAAGATTTgttccaaatcatcaaaatcaagaaacTGAAAGATTTCGCTACGATAAATGAGACTGTTGGTACGCCTGGTACGATAGGCTGTGAGATTTGTAAACCTGCCGTGGCATCGATATTGTCAAGTTTATATAACGAACATGTCATGAAAGTCGAGcatcatcataatcaagATACCAATGATAG ATTTTTGGCGAATATACAGAGAAATGGAACTTTCAGTGTAGTACCTCGTATACCTGGTGGAGAGATCAGCCCAGATAAGTTAGTTGCTATCGGTAAGATAGCAAGTGAATATGGATTGTATACCAAGATTACAGGTG GTCAACGTATCGATCTTTTCGGAGCGTCCAAGCCTGACTTACCAGATATTTGGGCCAAACTCCACGCAGCAGGATTGGAATCAGGTCATGCGTATGGAAAGTCTCTGAGAACAGTCAAATCGTGTGTAGGGACTACATGGTGTAGATTCGGTGTAGGTGATTCGGTTGGATTGGCGATTGATCTAGAGAATCGGTATAGAGGTGTCAGAA GTCCACATAAATTCAAAGGTGGCGTTTCGGGATGTGTGAGGGAATGTGCAGAAGCGCAAAGTAAAGATTTCGGACTGATTGCTACTGATAAAGGGTGGAACA TTTTCGTCGGAGGGAATGGAGGTATGAAACCTCGACATGCGCAACTATTCGCTCAAGATGTACCTCCATCCAAAGTGGTCCGAATCATCGATCGATAC TTGATGTACTATATCAGAACTGCTGATAGGCTGGTACGTACCGCACCATGGCTAGAATCGTTAGAGGGCGGAATAGAG AAACTTCGGAAAGTCATCCTAGAAGACGAATTAGGTATATGTGCAGATTTAGACGCAGAGATGGATAATCTCATAGGTACATACGAAGACGAATGGAAGAAGGCTGTTGAAGATCCAGAAACTAGAAAGAGGTTTAGGCAGTTTGTCAACACG GACGAACGTAGACCTGCTATTGACATtatcgaagaaagaggtcaaAAGCGAGCTGCAGACTGGCCAAGGGATTTCCCCTCACAGAAATTCGATCCGTCCCATTTACTTACCCCTGAGAACGAGTGGAAATGGGTTAAGTTGGCGAATATTGAAGATTTACAAGTCAATAGTAAGAATACAAC GAGCGTCGCAGTTCGTTATGGATCTGATACCCAATTGGCGATCTTCCACGTGCCTCATAAAGGGTTTTATGCTACTCAACAGATGTGTCCACATAAGAGAGCTTTCGTATTGGATCATGGGATAGTaggagatgataagaatGGTGATTTATACGTATCTTGTCC ATTACACAAACGTAATTTCAAATTGGACAACGGAGATTGTACGAACGACGAATCACTTAAAATCTTAACTTTCCAAGCTAAAATTGATGAAAGTGGGAAATTCGTTGAAGTGAGATTACCTCCTGAAGAAGATCTCGATAGTGTTATCGGATCTTCCAAAT GGATGGTCAAGAAAGCCACAGCAGAAGCATTCGGGAGAAATGCAGCTACTGCTATTGAGATCGTTGAACCATCGggtgaattggagaaagaagcgaaTACTAAAaccaatgggaatggatgtTCTTCCGGCGGTTGTGGTGATTCCGCTTTGGAATGGTAA